In a single window of the Pyrococcus sp. NA2 genome:
- a CDS encoding MinD/ParA family protein codes for MAVIVVTGRGGAGKTTTTANLSTYFAQAGYRVLAIDGDLYLPNLGLHFALDNVKYTLHSVVKNPNMDPEWAIYRHEQTGVYVMPGSPRLEDVLGVSGQRLKDVIENLKYKYPVIFVDSPTGVPFDTLPAFESFNYQIIVVEIERSPIYSFETMVENEVLKLKALGDRFKLEVGVVINKVREAADVIDKIVEVIEEDIGVPVLGVIPFDDAVPESINVGIPVLVYKPRSDAALAFKEAGQLTEEWIFGSSTERR; via the coding sequence ATGGCGGTAATTGTTGTCACGGGAAGAGGAGGAGCCGGAAAAACTACAACGACTGCAAACTTAAGTACCTATTTTGCACAGGCGGGATATAGAGTTTTAGCGATAGACGGCGATCTGTACCTTCCTAATTTGGGTCTCCACTTTGCCCTTGACAACGTCAAATACACCCTACACTCTGTTGTGAAAAATCCAAATATGGATCCTGAATGGGCCATCTATAGGCATGAACAAACTGGAGTCTATGTGATGCCCGGAAGTCCGAGGCTCGAGGATGTGCTTGGGGTTTCTGGTCAAAGGCTGAAGGATGTAATTGAGAATTTGAAGTATAAGTATCCAGTAATTTTTGTTGATTCTCCTACAGGAGTTCCCTTTGACACCCTTCCCGCTTTTGAAAGTTTCAACTATCAAATAATAGTCGTTGAAATTGAGAGATCTCCAATATATTCTTTTGAGACGATGGTCGAGAACGAGGTTCTGAAGCTTAAGGCATTGGGTGATAGGTTTAAGCTTGAGGTTGGGGTTGTTATAAACAAAGTTAGAGAAGCCGCCGACGTTATAGATAAGATAGTTGAGGTGATTGAAGAGGACATTGGTGTCCCAGTTCTTGGTGTGATTCCCTTTGACGATGCCGTTCCAGAATCGATAAATGTTGGAATACCTGTTCTCGTTTATAAGCCTAGAAGTGATGCGGCCCTAGCTTTTAAAGAGGCAGGCCAACTTACTGAAGAGTGGATCTTTGGCTCTTCTACGGAAAGGAGGTGA
- a CDS encoding MATE family efflux transporter produces MSEIRRRLWELAWPAIAGNISQTLLNLVDTMIVGHVSAIALGAVGLGGQVSWFMFPIMMAISTGTLALVARRVGEGNYEEASRIAEQSMYIAFLIGIPVMLFGVFLGDEVLQIMGARGEVLEIAYEYLKVLFLFYPIRFVGFAFFSALRGAGDTKTPMKLNIMMNVINAILDYLLVFGKFGFPKLGPVGAAWASGIGITTSFLVGLYLFLTHRLVLKPVFELRIRFNIVEKILRIGTPTMLERGLFSFYNFLYVSIVARFGKIALSAHYIGLRVESIAYMPAFGFSIATSALVGQKLGAKRPDEAERTVKEALKMTTAFMTAMAFILVAFPGYLTEPFLSHSDPNYEVVKRLAIIYLIIVGISEIPLGITFVLSGALRGAGDTKSPLYVTSVSKLLFRIIPSYLLGFGFTIPAFNIGPLIFPGFTFKGLGVVAAWIGMSLETFITAGLFWLVFRRGRWKTIKI; encoded by the coding sequence ATGAGCGAAATTAGGAGGAGATTATGGGAGCTAGCGTGGCCAGCAATAGCTGGTAACATAAGCCAAACTCTTCTTAACTTAGTGGACACAATGATCGTTGGTCACGTGAGTGCAATAGCCCTTGGAGCCGTGGGCCTAGGGGGACAGGTAAGCTGGTTCATGTTCCCAATAATGATGGCAATATCAACGGGTACACTAGCCTTAGTGGCTAGAAGAGTTGGAGAGGGAAATTATGAGGAGGCCTCAAGAATAGCAGAACAAAGCATGTACATAGCATTCCTTATTGGAATTCCAGTCATGCTATTCGGGGTGTTCCTCGGAGATGAAGTTCTGCAAATTATGGGAGCTAGAGGAGAGGTACTAGAGATAGCTTATGAGTATCTGAAAGTCCTATTCCTTTTTTATCCGATCAGATTCGTTGGATTTGCATTCTTCTCAGCACTAAGGGGTGCTGGGGATACGAAAACTCCAATGAAGCTGAACATCATGATGAACGTTATAAATGCAATTCTTGATTATCTCCTCGTATTCGGAAAATTTGGCTTTCCAAAGCTTGGTCCAGTTGGGGCCGCTTGGGCCTCTGGAATAGGAATAACAACGTCATTCTTAGTGGGATTATATCTGTTTTTAACCCATAGACTAGTTTTGAAACCAGTATTCGAGCTCAGAATCAGGTTCAATATAGTGGAAAAGATACTTAGGATAGGGACTCCCACCATGCTTGAAAGGGGACTTTTCAGCTTTTATAACTTCCTTTATGTGAGTATTGTGGCAAGATTTGGAAAGATTGCCCTCTCAGCCCACTATATAGGATTAAGAGTGGAGAGCATTGCGTATATGCCGGCATTTGGATTCAGCATTGCCACATCAGCTTTAGTCGGTCAAAAACTTGGAGCGAAAAGACCTGATGAAGCTGAAAGGACTGTAAAAGAGGCTCTTAAGATGACAACTGCATTCATGACGGCCATGGCCTTCATACTAGTTGCCTTTCCAGGATATTTAACGGAACCCTTCCTCTCACATAGCGATCCAAACTACGAAGTTGTGAAGAGATTGGCAATAATATACTTAATAATAGTTGGAATAAGCGAAATTCCCCTGGGGATAACCTTCGTCCTTAGTGGAGCCCTGAGGGGAGCTGGAGATACTAAAAGTCCCCTGTATGTCACTTCAGTTAGCAAGTTGCTATTCCGTATAATCCCCTCCTATCTGCTTGGATTTGGATTTACGATTCCGGCATTTAACATAGGTCCCCTCATTTTCCCTGGATTCACATTTAAAGGACTTGGAGTTGTTGCTGCATGGATAGGGATGAGCTTAGAAACGTTCATAACTGCAGGATTGTTCTGGCTAGTATTTAGAAGAGGAAGATGGAAGACAATCAAGATTTAG
- a CDS encoding transcriptional regulator codes for MERSELVNFVEDILKRIGFETLKLEFRGGCFDLVATRRLLLLFIKALANIDKFSEEQAKDLKKLAKLFRASPLLVGLRSKNSELEDGVVYERFGIYAITPGTLYSLFAEGEPPLIMAERGGFYVKIDGRKLKMLREEHGYTLAELARILGISRKSLQRYEKGESVVSVEVALRLEEIFDEPLVKPIDVLKARLEDVSLTSEPESALEREVFDRLRKLGMSVVKIKNAPFNAITKEEEDEIELLTGIDERKTGKTLRRAELVSQMVEVIGSEGIFVLKKAKAGVIKSVPILPKDMLEEVRDVDELLEIIKELKKAKS; via the coding sequence ATGGAGAGATCAGAGCTTGTAAACTTTGTCGAAGATATATTGAAAAGGATAGGGTTCGAAACGTTGAAGCTTGAGTTTAGAGGTGGATGTTTTGACTTAGTGGCAACTAGGAGATTGCTTCTTCTCTTCATAAAGGCCCTTGCAAATATCGATAAGTTCAGCGAGGAACAGGCCAAAGACTTAAAAAAGTTGGCGAAACTCTTTAGAGCTTCTCCTCTCCTAGTTGGTCTAAGAAGTAAGAACTCGGAACTTGAAGATGGTGTTGTTTACGAGAGATTTGGGATATACGCGATAACTCCTGGAACGTTGTATTCCTTGTTTGCCGAGGGTGAACCTCCATTAATAATGGCTGAGAGAGGGGGATTCTATGTTAAGATAGACGGTAGAAAGCTGAAGATGCTAAGGGAAGAACATGGGTACACTTTGGCTGAGTTGGCAAGGATCTTGGGAATCTCTAGGAAAAGCCTTCAGAGGTACGAAAAGGGGGAATCAGTCGTAAGCGTTGAGGTCGCATTGAGACTTGAGGAGATATTTGACGAGCCTCTCGTCAAACCGATAGATGTTCTAAAGGCAAGACTTGAAGATGTTTCCCTAACATCTGAGCCGGAAAGTGCCTTGGAGAGAGAAGTATTTGACAGACTAAGGAAGCTGGGAATGAGTGTTGTTAAAATAAAGAACGCTCCCTTTAATGCAATAACTAAGGAAGAAGAAGATGAGATAGAGTTATTAACGGGTATAGATGAGAGAAAAACCGGAAAAACCCTTAGAAGAGCTGAACTTGTAAGTCAGATGGTAGAAGTAATAGGTAGTGAGGGAATATTCGTTCTAAAGAAGGCTAAAGCTGGAGTCATTAAGAGCGTTCCAATACTTCCAAAGGACATGCTAGAGGAAGTAAGGGACGTCGATGAATTGCTTGAAATAATAAAGGAACTCAAAAAGGCTAAATCTTGA
- a CDS encoding SDR family oxidoreductase, with product MKLLITASSRGIGFNLAKQLLEAGHEVTITSSNLDNLRKAYEELKDIGKIHYFKANLLSKEDVKLLIKEAWESMGRIEGFIWNAPNIKCEPCMVHEARYTDWEEAALLHLAIPGYITTLLVQAWLEMKIRGVIIYLSSASVLEPMPPLLLADSARAGLVQLAKGVSRTYGRKGIRAYTVLLGSFDTPGARENLKKLAEERGVSFEELWKKEVIERTPLRRTGKWKELGALINFLLSENAEYMLGSTIIFDGAMTHAVNL from the coding sequence ATGAAGCTCCTGATCACGGCATCATCGAGAGGGATAGGGTTCAATCTCGCTAAACAATTACTGGAAGCGGGACATGAAGTAACAATAACCTCAAGCAATCTTGATAACCTCAGGAAGGCCTATGAGGAACTAAAGGATATTGGTAAGATCCATTATTTCAAAGCTAACCTCCTCTCAAAGGAAGATGTTAAGCTCTTAATAAAAGAGGCATGGGAGAGCATGGGACGTATCGAGGGTTTCATTTGGAACGCACCGAACATAAAGTGTGAGCCCTGCATGGTTCATGAGGCTAGATATACAGACTGGGAAGAAGCAGCATTGCTACATCTTGCTATTCCAGGCTATATAACAACTTTGCTAGTCCAAGCTTGGTTAGAGATGAAAATTAGAGGCGTGATAATTTACTTAAGCTCTGCTTCAGTTCTCGAACCAATGCCCCCCCTACTTTTAGCTGACTCTGCAAGGGCTGGACTTGTTCAATTGGCAAAGGGGGTATCGAGAACTTATGGAAGAAAAGGAATCAGGGCCTATACGGTTTTACTTGGAAGCTTTGATACTCCTGGGGCCAGAGAAAATCTCAAAAAATTAGCCGAAGAAAGAGGAGTAAGCTTTGAGGAGTTGTGGAAAAAGGAGGTCATAGAAAGAACACCATTGAGAAGAACAGGAAAATGGAAAGAACTAGGAGCTCTTATAAACTTCCTACTTAGCGAAAATGCAGAATACATGTTAGGCTCAACCATAATCTTCGACGGAGCAATGACGCACGCTGTAAACCTCTAA
- the moaC gene encoding cyclic pyranopterin monophosphate synthase MoaC produces the protein MVEIGHKDVVFRRAIAKGRIRLRPKTVRLIKEGKIEKGNVLATAQIAGILAVKKTPEIIPLCHPIPLTGVDITFEFGEDYIEVTCEVRAYYKTGVEMEALTGVTVALLTIWDMVKAVEKDEKGQYPFTRIEDIRVVEKVKEPRSNRGSRT, from the coding sequence ATGGTTGAGATAGGACATAAGGATGTGGTATTTAGAAGGGCGATCGCCAAGGGGAGGATAAGGTTAAGGCCCAAAACAGTACGGCTGATAAAAGAAGGAAAGATAGAGAAAGGAAATGTCTTAGCCACAGCTCAAATAGCTGGTATATTGGCCGTCAAAAAGACACCTGAAATAATTCCCCTGTGTCATCCAATACCTCTTACTGGAGTTGACATAACCTTTGAATTCGGAGAGGATTACATAGAGGTTACCTGCGAGGTTAGGGCCTACTACAAGACTGGAGTCGAGATGGAGGCTCTTACGGGAGTCACTGTTGCGTTATTAACGATTTGGGATATGGTGAAGGCGGTTGAGAAGGATGAGAAAGGACAGTACCCCTTCACAAGGATAGAAGATATTAGGGTTGTAGAGAAGGTTAAAGAGCCTCGCAGTAACCGAGGAAGTAGAACATGA
- the tiaS gene encoding tRNA(Ile2) 2-agmatinylcytidine synthetase TiaS: MLLHIGIDDTDSPNGMCTTYIGAVLYRELSKFGEPIDLPRLIRLNPNIPYKTRGNGAVALTFDILEEYVDEAKELVIEKVRELAEINDENTNPGIAFLEGDIPEVLRRFSIKALREHVTIKEAEEISKKIKAEIIKFKLGRGIIGALAAIGYPLDKYTYELLAYRKPENRKKERNVDRESVFKMDERFYPFTYDNVDPYKRTVLITPHGRDPVLLGIRGIDRGKVLQAFEELIIKEEVTLVQLYKTNQSTDDHLVWKKVKDIRLYDNVIVRGKVASKYWEKGRHVFFELEDETGKIRVAAFEPTKKFRNYVRKLIPGDEVIVAGGVKEHEGVLTINLEKLYPVKLVPKVEYRKPKCPKCGGTMKSKGDYLKCKRCGYKMPKILIPIKLPRDLKPKIYEVPPDARKHLARPLVLFGSEEKFVR; the protein is encoded by the coding sequence ATGCTCCTCCACATTGGAATAGACGACACTGACTCTCCAAATGGCATGTGCACAACTTATATAGGTGCCGTCTTGTATAGGGAGCTCTCTAAATTCGGTGAGCCTATTGATTTGCCCAGACTAATCCGGTTAAATCCAAATATCCCATACAAGACAAGGGGCAATGGAGCGGTCGCATTAACGTTTGACATCCTTGAAGAATACGTTGATGAGGCAAAGGAGCTTGTGATTGAAAAAGTTAGAGAGCTTGCAGAGATTAATGATGAGAATACAAATCCAGGAATAGCATTCTTAGAAGGAGATATTCCTGAAGTTCTAAGGAGATTTTCCATTAAGGCGTTAAGGGAGCATGTAACTATAAAGGAAGCTGAGGAGATATCCAAGAAAATAAAAGCTGAGATCATAAAATTTAAACTTGGAAGGGGAATTATTGGAGCTCTTGCAGCCATAGGATATCCGCTAGATAAGTACACTTATGAATTGCTTGCATACAGAAAACCAGAGAATAGAAAAAAGGAGAGAAACGTAGACAGGGAAAGCGTCTTTAAAATGGACGAAAGGTTTTATCCATTCACATATGATAATGTAGATCCTTACAAGAGAACCGTGCTTATAACTCCACACGGTAGGGATCCTGTTCTCTTAGGTATAAGAGGGATAGACAGAGGAAAGGTTCTCCAAGCCTTTGAAGAGCTCATAATTAAGGAGGAGGTAACCCTAGTTCAGCTTTACAAGACCAATCAAAGTACCGACGACCATCTAGTTTGGAAAAAAGTGAAGGACATTAGGTTGTACGACAACGTTATAGTTAGGGGAAAGGTTGCATCCAAATATTGGGAAAAAGGGAGGCACGTGTTCTTTGAGCTTGAAGATGAAACGGGAAAAATTAGGGTTGCAGCGTTTGAACCTACAAAGAAGTTTAGGAACTATGTAAGAAAACTGATTCCAGGAGACGAGGTGATAGTCGCCGGTGGAGTTAAGGAGCATGAGGGGGTTTTAACTATAAACCTAGAAAAGCTATATCCCGTAAAACTCGTTCCAAAGGTCGAATATAGGAAACCAAAATGTCCAAAATGCGGGGGAACTATGAAAAGCAAGGGAGATTACTTGAAGTGTAAAAGATGCGGTTATAAGATGCCAAAGATCTTGATCCCGATCAAACTGCCAAGAGATCTTAAGCCTAAAATTTATGAAGTTCCTCCAGATGCCAGGAAACATCTTGCAAGGCCACTAGTCCTCTTCGGTTCCGAAGAAAAGTTTGTGAGATAG
- a CDS encoding TrkH family potassium uptake protein — MPKLRRFINISEDIFVIRNLIGAILQGIGLAYLIPILLAWFYPEEIKYVVYFAIPGVASIILGFLLSLHIEHIEDVNLRQAMMASAFVWLFASLVSVVPFLFIAKMSFIDSLFETMSAWTGTGLTMMSNLESYPKMILFWRAWMQWLGGIGIVLVALTVLIRPGVAAARLYRAEARTERILPNFVNTAKIIVQIYTALTLVGAYLYYINGMDLFDAFIHSMTGLGTGGMSSHDLSIGYFHSLAIETITIFLMIMGATNFTVHYRIFRDRTLKSFFKDIQVKTMLYLLGITIPLITISLISFGHINPIRALREAMFHAVSAISCTGFSIGDLSKYPEVDKVLLTLLMIIGGSAGSTSGGIKLIRIALTFESLKWTIQQAILPKGAIIRRKVGEYEFSEDEIQEVLGFTMTYFAFLFLGTMYMMLRLGARFADALFESASAIGNVGLSVGITSPLLPPDIKILLIILMWVGRLEIFPTLVFIVGVAMMIPRRAER; from the coding sequence ATGCCAAAGCTACGAAGGTTCATAAACATCTCAGAGGACATTTTTGTCATAAGGAATTTAATTGGAGCAATACTTCAAGGTATAGGTCTAGCATATCTAATTCCGATTCTGCTAGCCTGGTTCTATCCAGAGGAGATAAAATACGTTGTATATTTCGCTATTCCTGGAGTAGCCAGCATAATCCTTGGATTCCTGCTTTCCCTTCACATAGAACACATTGAAGATGTAAACTTAAGACAGGCCATGATGGCTTCAGCGTTCGTATGGCTTTTTGCATCTTTAGTTAGCGTTGTTCCATTCCTCTTCATAGCAAAGATGAGCTTTATAGATTCCCTCTTTGAGACAATGAGTGCATGGACTGGAACTGGATTAACGATGATGAGCAACCTAGAGAGCTATCCAAAGATGATCCTCTTCTGGAGAGCCTGGATGCAGTGGCTCGGTGGAATAGGAATAGTTCTCGTGGCCCTTACCGTCTTGATAAGACCCGGAGTTGCGGCAGCCAGGCTATATAGGGCCGAGGCCAGGACTGAGAGAATCCTTCCAAACTTCGTGAACACCGCCAAAATAATTGTACAGATATATACAGCATTAACCCTCGTCGGAGCTTACCTTTACTATATAAATGGGATGGACCTGTTTGATGCGTTCATACACTCAATGACAGGGCTTGGAACGGGTGGTATGAGTAGTCATGATCTCAGCATAGGTTACTTCCACTCCCTTGCAATAGAGACGATAACGATATTCCTAATGATAATGGGTGCCACAAACTTCACCGTCCATTACAGGATTTTCAGGGATAGAACTCTGAAGAGCTTTTTTAAAGACATCCAGGTAAAAACGATGTTATACCTGCTTGGTATAACGATCCCCCTCATCACGATTTCCCTGATATCTTTCGGTCACATCAATCCAATTAGAGCACTAAGAGAGGCAATGTTCCATGCTGTATCGGCAATAAGTTGTACTGGATTCAGCATAGGAGATTTATCAAAGTATCCGGAGGTTGACAAGGTTCTATTGACCCTCCTCATGATTATAGGAGGTAGCGCGGGTAGTACCTCTGGAGGAATAAAACTAATAAGAATAGCCTTAACTTTTGAAAGCCTTAAATGGACGATTCAACAAGCCATACTTCCAAAGGGAGCAATAATAAGGAGAAAGGTCGGAGAATACGAGTTCTCTGAGGATGAAATCCAGGAAGTTCTTGGCTTTACAATGACGTACTTCGCGTTCCTATTCCTGGGAACTATGTACATGATGCTAAGATTGGGAGCTAGATTTGCAGATGCTCTCTTTGAGAGTGCATCCGCTATAGGAAATGTCGGACTCAGCGTAGGCATAACTTCTCCTCTCCTTCCTCCAGACATAAAGATTCTCCTAATAATCCTGATGTGGGTTGGTAGGCTTGAGATATTCCCGACCCTAGTGTTCATCGTGGGAGTTGCCATGATGATACCTAGGAGGGCCGAGAGGTGA
- a CDS encoding energy-coupling factor ABC transporter ATP-binding protein, whose amino-acid sequence MNIIEVENVSFRYGNSRRYSLKDVSLEVKKGEFIGIIGPSGSGKSTFCLTLNGLIPHSISGDFKGNVIVDGLNTRDHSVAELSTRVGLIFQNPDSQLFNMTVLEEVAFALENLGVERDEMWRRIKWALKLVRLWDKREEFPPNLSGGEKQRLAIASVLVMKPKVIVLDEPTSQLDPIGREEVLGLVKLLNREENITIILVEHNTDFLLEYADRIFVFNEGRIVMEGKPEEVFENVEMLEKIGVKIPTRVKIGYELMKRGIINRAVLSREEVVEVLRWAYQRTNYSK is encoded by the coding sequence GTGAACATAATCGAGGTTGAAAACGTCAGCTTTAGGTATGGTAACTCAAGGAGATATTCTCTCAAGGATGTGAGTTTAGAGGTTAAAAAGGGAGAGTTCATAGGGATAATAGGGCCAAGCGGAAGTGGAAAGTCAACCTTCTGTTTAACATTAAACGGGCTAATACCTCATTCAATAAGCGGTGATTTTAAGGGGAACGTCATCGTTGATGGTTTAAACACTAGAGATCATTCCGTTGCTGAATTGTCAACAAGAGTTGGTTTGATATTCCAAAATCCAGATTCACAGCTGTTCAACATGACCGTTCTTGAAGAGGTAGCCTTTGCCTTGGAAAATTTAGGAGTTGAGAGGGATGAAATGTGGAGGAGAATTAAGTGGGCACTTAAGCTAGTGAGACTTTGGGACAAGAGGGAGGAATTTCCTCCGAACCTCAGCGGAGGGGAAAAGCAGAGGTTAGCGATAGCGAGCGTTCTTGTTATGAAGCCAAAGGTGATAGTCCTTGATGAGCCAACATCCCAGCTTGACCCTATTGGCAGAGAAGAAGTTCTAGGGTTAGTCAAGCTACTCAATAGAGAGGAGAATATAACGATAATTCTTGTTGAGCATAACACCGACTTTTTACTGGAATACGCAGATAGGATATTCGTTTTCAATGAAGGTAGAATTGTCATGGAGGGGAAGCCTGAGGAGGTATTTGAAAACGTTGAGATGCTGGAAAAAATTGGAGTTAAGATACCCACAAGGGTGAAGATAGGCTATGAATTAATGAAAAGGGGAATAATCAACAGGGCTGTTCTAAGCAGGGAAGAAGTGGTGGAGGTCTTAAGATGGGCATATCAGCGAACAAATTACTCAAAGTAA
- a CDS encoding ABC transporter permease subunit produces the protein MGISANKLLKVIGIYVSLFLIVIVIAGVTGIKITKIYAEEAIGYIKVNNPSFYEQLAKNASREGVPVEKYYYKLLLSRVSEKDNVISVGLGMLRKSKLYLKNTPNLNLSRAIVVSLGIIGVSFFIATLVGAVLGFKFPGSRGIRVMAKFFNGLPSWWVGVALILLLVIKLKVFSVSDIATNNPSLARYLLPIITLVLIYIWEIADFISHEVPRELNMPYIMADRAKGLPERIVKRHVLRNMAITLSAFNFQKFGEIFTDFMIIDVLFGLGGLGSLLRRSFVREIVPPYGVIVQFNYHLFFVVTLTIMTILFIISLVLEVVKGILDPRVS, from the coding sequence ATGGGCATATCAGCGAACAAATTACTCAAAGTAATTGGGATATACGTCTCACTATTCTTAATTGTGATAGTTATAGCTGGAGTCACTGGGATTAAGATAACAAAGATCTATGCAGAGGAAGCAATTGGATACATAAAAGTGAACAATCCAAGTTTTTACGAGCAATTAGCCAAAAATGCAAGTAGGGAGGGAGTGCCTGTTGAAAAATATTACTACAAGCTCCTCTTGTCTAGGGTTAGTGAAAAAGATAATGTAATATCCGTTGGCCTTGGAATGCTTAGAAAGTCAAAATTATATCTTAAGAACACGCCAAATCTTAATTTGAGCAGGGCTATAGTGGTAAGCCTTGGTATTATTGGAGTATCCTTTTTCATTGCAACGCTTGTGGGGGCAGTTTTAGGTTTTAAGTTCCCAGGTAGTAGAGGTATTAGGGTTATGGCCAAATTCTTCAATGGACTCCCCTCATGGTGGGTAGGGGTTGCATTAATTCTACTCCTCGTTATAAAGCTCAAAGTCTTCTCAGTTTCGGATATAGCGACAAACAACCCATCCCTAGCTAGGTACCTCCTACCGATAATAACGTTGGTGTTAATCTATATTTGGGAAATTGCGGACTTCATTTCACACGAGGTTCCCAGGGAATTGAACATGCCCTACATCATGGCAGACAGAGCTAAAGGATTGCCCGAAAGGATTGTGAAGAGACATGTTCTCAGAAACATGGCAATAACATTAAGTGCATTCAATTTCCAAAAATTTGGAGAAATATTCACGGATTTTATGATCATCGACGTGCTCTTTGGGCTTGGAGGACTAGGTTCTCTATTGAGGAGAAGTTTCGTGAGAGAAATAGTTCCTCCCTATGGAGTGATAGTTCAATTCAATTATCACCTGTTCTTTGTAGTCACGCTGACCATAATGACGATCTTGTTCATTATTTCCCTGGTACTAGAGGTTGTGAAGGGAATACTTGACCCCCGGGTGAGCTAA
- a CDS encoding ABC transporter permease: MKGRKIGITILIFFAIFMIVSNLSVKDEDIKNWNNGNYWINNPKSAYPVWICHLYHKTRDTRLEGEVYVHNYTDQPNDIIFYDVKKGTKITIIRPDGKEISFKVNSYKEKLSLNTYAKHIIVSQLNIPPEKAALKTATFLLFSTENFQVLKGKYIFKVKNGGKIEIKGNCYGLLGTDRYGRDMWVGFVAGMNNTIILTLLISGLTLVLGIVLGIISAYVKWFEIILEILTAIPMLPFFIVLVWLFSTQGIGYSVNVSTVDFVTIFTLITFGRFAKSIRMITIKERAMEYAKASRALGAGEFWLIRKHVLKPVLTFSISYATSLIAKTIALISSLGFFGLSPGVNWGSYLIEAMREGALYGSNWWWIITPVLAIGTLSLGLALTSENLPES, translated from the coding sequence ATGAAGGGTAGAAAAATTGGAATAACGATACTTATATTTTTTGCAATATTCATGATAGTCTCAAACCTATCCGTGAAAGATGAGGACATTAAGAATTGGAACAATGGAAACTACTGGATTAACAATCCAAAATCGGCATATCCAGTATGGATATGTCACCTCTATCACAAAACCAGGGATACTCGACTAGAGGGAGAGGTGTATGTGCACAACTATACTGACCAACCCAATGACATCATATTTTACGACGTCAAAAAAGGGACTAAAATAACGATAATAAGACCCGACGGAAAAGAAATAAGTTTTAAGGTAAACTCTTACAAGGAAAAACTGTCATTAAACACCTATGCGAAACACATCATTGTTTCTCAACTGAACATTCCTCCCGAAAAAGCAGCCTTAAAAACCGCCACATTCCTGCTCTTTTCAACGGAGAACTTCCAAGTTCTAAAGGGAAAATACATATTCAAAGTCAAAAACGGTGGAAAAATCGAGATAAAAGGAAACTGTTATGGCCTACTTGGAACAGATAGATACGGTAGAGATATGTGGGTGGGATTCGTAGCTGGAATGAACAATACAATAATATTGACCTTGCTGATAAGTGGATTAACCCTTGTACTAGGAATAGTTCTTGGTATAATATCTGCTTACGTTAAATGGTTTGAGATAATCCTCGAGATTCTTACGGCAATTCCAATGTTACCTTTCTTCATTGTTCTTGTCTGGCTATTTTCCACCCAGGGAATTGGATACAGTGTTAATGTCTCGACTGTGGATTTTGTAACAATTTTCACGCTGATAACATTCGGAAGATTTGCAAAATCGATCAGAATGATAACGATAAAAGAAAGAGCAATGGAATATGCCAAGGCAAGTAGAGCCCTAGGAGCCGGTGAATTCTGGCTAATAAGAAAACATGTCCTCAAACCTGTTCTCACATTTTCAATTTCTTATGCAACTTCACTGATAGCAAAAACAATAGCCCTTATCTCGAGTTTAGGATTCTTTGGTCTTTCGCCTGGAGTAAATTGGGGAAGCTATTTAATAGAAGCCATGAGAGAAGGAGCACTCTATGGAAGCAATTGGTGGTGGATAATTACCCCGGTACTTGCAATAGGGACACTAAGTTTGGGGCTAGCTCTTACATCCGAGAATTTGCCGGAATCATAA